Below is a genomic region from Streptomyces sp. RPA4-2.
TCACCGCGGAGTTGCCGATGTTGGCGTTGACCTTCACCAGGAACCGCTTGCCGATGATCATCGGCTCGATCTCCGGGTGGTTGACGTTCGCGGGCAGCACCGCGCGGCCGGCGGCGATCTCCTCGCGGACGACCTCGGGGTCGACGTTCTCGCGGACCGCGACGAACTCCATCTCGGGGGTGATCTCGCCGCGGCGGGCGTACCCGAGCTGGGTGACCGCCTCTCCGGGGCGGCCCCGACGCGGCTGACGCGGCCGGCCCGGGAAGACCGCGTCGAGGTTGCGGAGGCCCCCGCGCGGCGAGGTGTGCTTGATCCCGTCGTCCTCGGGGCGGACCGGACGGCCCGCGTACTCCTCGGTGTCGCCCCTCGCGACGATCCAGTGCTCACGCAACGGAGCGAGTCCCCTGCGTACGTCCGTGTCGACGGTCGGATCGGTGTACGGGCCGGAGGTGTCGTACAGCGTGACGGACTGCCCGTTGGTGAGGTGCACCTGACGGACCGGCACCCGCAGGTCGGGGCGCGAACCCCCGACGTATGCCTTGTGCCACCCGATGGACTGCCCGGTCCCCCTGAGCTCTTCGCCCAGGGACGCGGCCGACGGCTCGTCCGTCTGGCTGGAGGCAGGCGTGCGTACGTCCTTGTTGGTCATGAGACCTACTCCCTACGCCGGCATTACCCGGTAACAGGTTCAGCGGTCGACGCAGCGGCTTCCGTCCGCCGATGTTTCATGTGAAACATCGCTGAGACAGAGGTCAGCGCCCTCTCAGCCCGGTGCTCCGAGCTCCCGCGTGTGCAAAGGTGCTTCCACGCTAGCGTCATGTCTGGCGCGGTGAACAGAGGGCCCTCGCCGTTCTTGCGATGATCGGTCGGTGACCACGATGCAGCAGCCCCCGTTCCCGCCGTCCGAGCCGCGGCGCGGCTCCGGTCCCGGCGACGGCCATGGGCAGGGGCACGGGCACGGACAGGGCTCCGGAAACGGCCGCGGGCACGCCCACGGGCCGGATGGTGGCAACGGGCACGGACCCGGTGCCGGGCACGGACTGGGCGGCGGGCACGGATCGGGCGGCGGGCACGGACCGGGGGAGGGGCGCGGGCACGGACCGGACACCCTTCCCGCGCCGGGGCACTCGCACAGCCACAGTCATGGCCCCGCCGCGCCCGTCTCCAAGCATCTGCGCAAGGTCATCGCGGCCGTGCTGATTCCCTTCGCCGCGGCGGTCGTTGTGGGTCTCGTGGTGCTCTGGCCCGGCGGCGCCCCGTCACACGAACGCACGGGTGTCGGCTTCGACCGGCAGAGCCAGCAGGCCACGGTCACCCAGGTCGTCCAGGTGGACTGCAAGGCGGTGAACGCCTCGGGGGACACCCCGACCGGCGACACCTCCACCGCCGAGGGTTCCTCCGCCCAGCGGCAGGCGACGGGCGAGTGCAAGAAGGCGACGATCCGGGTGGACACCGGTAAGGACAAGGGGCGCACGTTCACGGAGATCGTCCAGCCCGACCAGTCACGGCAGTTGCACCAGGGCGAGAAGGTCGTGGTCGCGTACGAGCCCTCGGCGCCCAAGGATCTGCAGTACTCGGTCACCGACGTGAACCGGAAGTTCCCGATGGCGCTCCTCGCCGGGATCTTCGCACTGGCCGTCGTGGTGGTCGGCCGGATGCGTGGGCTCATGGCGCTGATCGCGTTGGCCGTCAGTTT
It encodes:
- a CDS encoding YibE/F family protein; its protein translation is MTTMQQPPFPPSEPRRGSGPGDGHGQGHGHGQGSGNGRGHAHGPDGGNGHGPGAGHGLGGGHGSGGGHGPGEGRGHGPDTLPAPGHSHSHSHGPAAPVSKHLRKVIAAVLIPFAAAVVVGLVVLWPGGAPSHERTGVGFDRQSQQATVTQVVQVDCKAVNASGDTPTGDTSTAEGSSAQRQATGECKKATIRVDTGKDKGRTFTEIVQPDQSRQLHQGEKVVVAYEPSAPKDLQYSVTDVNRKFPMALLAGIFALAVVVVGRMRGLMALIALAVSFLILTFFILPAILEGANPLVVAVVGASAIMLIALYMCHGLSARTSVAVLGTLLSLILIGVLGSVFIGWAALTGNTDDNTGLIHGLYPSIDMSGLLLAGVIIGSLGVLDDVTVTQTSAVWELHEANPTMGRRGLYRAGIRIGRDHIASVVNTLVLAYAGAALPLLLLFSIAQSSVGAVANSELVAEEIVRTLVGSIGLVASVPVTTALAALVVSADRTGTPGLSTTATGPVAPVREPVGARGPVRGGKGRRRKH